TTCAAAACATGGACGATGGTCATAGAAAATTTAACTTCCAAACGTATTTGTGTTTTTAGTTCTCTAAacaaacaagaaacaaaaagtGGGAAACAGGAACGACAATGTTATCTAATGAGGCCATAGttgcctttttcttttctgttctTGTTCTTACATTATAAACCTTGTGAATGTATAGGCTGTAGTTACTCTGTATAATTTCCAACAATATCGTCATATTCAAACACCGGGATGGTCTCTTCAATGGAAATGGGCAAAGAAAGAGGTCATATGGAACATGATGGGAGGCCAAGCAACTGAGCAAGGTGATTGTTCTAGATTTAAGGGGAACATCCCCCATTGCTGCAAGAAGGATCCAACGGTTGTTGATCTATTGCCCGGAACTCCTTATAACCAACAGATTGCAAATTGCTGTAAAGGTGGAGTTCTTAACTCCTGGGTGCAAGATCCAGCTACTGCAGTAAGCTCATTTCAGCTCACCGTTGGTTCAGCCGGAACCTCAAATAAAACCGTCCGACTACCAAAGAACTTCACTTTAAAAGCACCTGGACCTGGTTATACCTGTGGACCAGCCAAGATTGTTAAACCGAGCAAATTCAAATCCCCAGACAAACGGAGAGTTACACAGGCCTTGAGTAAGTACGATCTGAGAGTTGTATGCTTGTACTATTTTCCTGTTTCTAAGGTTTTCGGTAGCTTCAAGTTCAAGTTGATTTCATATTCAGTATCTTTCCTTTCAACAAATCCTTGTACTAGCTCACTGATATTTTGCTCCAAAATCCTTATTTGCAGTGACATGGAATGTTACATGCACATATTCACAATTTCTGGCCCAAAAAACTCCTACTTGCTGTGTTTCGCTGTCATCATTTTACAACAACACAATTGTTTCTTGCCCGAAATGCTCCTGTGGCTGCCAAAGCAACTTGAACACACCCCAAAATTGTGTGGAGTAAGATCACTGCCTCATATAAAACTATAAACTAGCATGACTCGGACTAATGCCAACATGCTTATTTGCAGGCCAAATTCTCCATATTTAGCTTCTGTTGTTAACAGTGCTAGTTCTAGCAAGAACAATTTGACACCTTTGGTTCAGTGTACTGGCCACATGTGCCCGATCCGTGTTCACTGGCACGTGAAGATTAACTATAAGGAGTATTGGCGTGTGAAGATCACAATTACAAACTTCAATTACATGATGAACTATACAAATTGGAACTTAGTTGTCCAACATCCCAACTTCGACAATCTGACACAGATTTTCAGCTTCAACTACCAGTCAATCAATCCATATGGAACAATAAGTAGGATTGACTCTCTGTTTACCTCTTATTATCAATCTTCCTTCCCTTGTTCCTATTCTTTTACGTTTATAATTAAGTATGTGTATTTCTAAAACAGATGATACTGCAATCCTGTGGGGAGTCAAGTTCTACAACGATTTGCTCATGCAAGCAGGTCCTCTTGGGAATGTACAGACAGAGCTTCTTTTCCGGAAGGATCAATCGGATTTCACATTTGATAAAGGCTGGGCTTTCCCTCGGAGGATCTATTTTAATGGGGACAATTGTGTTATGCCACCTCCAGAAGCCTATCCCTACTTACCGAACAAGGGTTCTAAGCGAGGTGTCTCAGTGTTTACTATGCTTTTGCTGATTTCCTTGGCTCTCTTGTCCTTTCACCATTCGTTTGCATAACTTCCTGGTACACTGGAGTCATTCTGAAGTTTTGAAGCAGATCAGTCTGGCCCATACTATTAAAAGAAATGATGAATCTCATGGATGTGGATGATGACTTTTAACTTCAATTGTAGCTTCAGGTGAATTTGTTTGGCAATTGAATTCACTTTGTAAATGTTGTACTATATTACATAAACTTTCTAATATTTCCATGTCCGTGTCGAGATCTGTTTAGCTGTGGGAGATTGGAACATTCTTACAAAGCAATTGTTTTTACTAAATGTTCTGCTATTTTTTTCATTCCTAGTATTTATCTTCTTTCATGTATGATCATGTCGATGGTAGTGGAATTTTTGTGAATGGAAAAGTAGATTACAAAGAAAAAAGTGTAAATTCTTCATCCATATGACATTCTCCATTTTGAACTTGAGTTGTAGTATACCTGTGATTTGTTCCTATGTGTCAAAAATATGGACTTGGCCACTTAAAAGTTACATTACAATCTCTCTTAACAATTCTAAAATGGGTCTCAGCAAATAGCTAGCAGAAGCAATAGCAGCAGCAAAGTAATTGAAGATGAGAGGGCAATGGGCCTTTGTCGGGCAGCGTTTGGCAGGAAAGGGTATGTGTCGGGTGGCGGAAGCATGCACTCATCACCATTGAAGTAAACTTTTCGAGGAAATGCCCATCCCTGCTTGAAAGTGAACGTATTCTGGTCTTTTCGCAACAACACTTCTGATTGTACATTCCCAAATGGCCCCGCTTCCATAAGAAGGTCGTTATAGAACTTCATCCCATAAAACATTCCTGTATCATCTGTGTATATAACGAGGAAAAACTATGATTTAGTACCCTTTTACTGAATATGAAAGGAAATGAGAAGAAAACAGCGACTGAGTTTGATGTTTTACTTACTAATCGATTCATAGGGAACAAGGGGTTTATAGTCAAAGCTGAAAACTTGTGTTACATTGTTCAGATTCGGGTGCTGGACAACAAGAGACCAAAGTGAATAGTTCATTCGGTAGTTGAAGTTTGTGATGGTGATCTTCACCCGCCAATATTCCTTGTAATTTTGCTTTACGTGCCAGTGAACTCGAACAGGGCACATGTGATGTGTGCAATGCAGCAACGGGGCATTGTCTTTCCTTGGTGTATTGATTCCAACCAGTTTAAGAATCTTAGAATCATTCCTTTAGTCATTATAAAACCATACCACAAGTCAGCTGTCATTTGTTATAGCAATAATACTAAAAAGAAATGAGAATGAAACAGGTAGCCTTACTGTACACAATTGTTCTTGTTTTGGCAACCGCAGGCACAAGATGGACAAGATGTAATCGTATCATTGTAGAAAGATGAGAAAGAAACACAACAATTAGGATTCTTTCTTGCTAGAAACTGAGAGTAAGTGCAAGTCACATTCCAAGTCACtgcaagaaaaaggaaagatgaATACATTGCAACCTTAAAACTCACGGATGAAATGGAGATAGTGGACTACAATGAACATGATCTTACTCAAAGCTTGAGTTTTGCGGCGACGGTCGGGTGTGAGGAAAGTGGTGGAAGGCACAACTTTTGCACGGCCACAAGTGTATCCGGGGCCGGGACCGAGCAAAGTGAAGTTCTTGGGGAGCTTGACAGTCTTGTTTGAAGTACCTGCTTGGCCAACACTAAGCTGAAAGGCTGAAATAGCAGCTTGAGGGTCTTGTCCCCAAGCAGCCACAACCCCACCTTTGCAGCAGTTTGTAAACTGTTGGTTGTAAGGAACACCAGGCATCAAATCCACAACAGTGGGGTTTTTCTTGCAGCAGTGAGGAATGTTTCCTTTGAACTTGGAGCAGTCGCCTTGCTCCGTTGTCTGCGACCCCACCATCGACCATATCACTTCCTTTTTCGCCCAAGTCCACCCCA
This region of Cucumis melo cultivar AY chromosome 7, USDA_Cmelo_AY_1.0, whole genome shotgun sequence genomic DNA includes:
- the LOC103502426 gene encoding COBRA-like protein 4, with the translated sequence MRVFISAVFLFVFFSLGAAYDPLDPNGNITIKWDIMSWTPDGYVAVVTLNNFQMYRHIMSPGWTMGWTWAKKEVIWSMVGSQTTEQGDCSKFKGNIPHCCKKNPTVVDLMPGVPYNQQFTNCCKGGVVAAWGQDPQAAISAFQLSVGQAGTSNKTVKLPKNFTLLGPGPGYTCGRAKVVPSTTFLTPDRRRKTQALMTWNVTCTYSQFLARKNPNCCVSFSSFYNDTITSCPSCACGCQNKNNCVQNDSKILKLVGINTPRKDNAPLLHCTHHMCPVRVHWHVKQNYKEYWRVKITITNFNYRMNYSLWSLVVQHPNLNNVTQVFSFDYKPLVPYESINDTGMFYGMKFYNDLLMEAGPFGNVQSEVLLRKDQNTFTFKQGWAFPRKVYFNGDECMLPPPDTYPFLPNAARQRPIALSSSITLLLLLLLLAIC
- the LOC103502425 gene encoding COBRA-like protein 1; this translates as MALPISRLHSLFPLLALFLAFSTFLASTEAYDPLDPNGNITIKWDVMSWTADGYVAVVTLYNFQQYRHIQTPGWSLQWKWAKKEVIWNMMGGQATEQGDCSRFKGNIPHCCKKDPTVVDLLPGTPYNQQIANCCKGGVLNSWVQDPATAVSSFQLTVGSAGTSNKTVRLPKNFTLKAPGPGYTCGPAKIVKPSKFKSPDKRRVTQALMTWNVTCTYSQFLAQKTPTCCVSLSSFYNNTIVSCPKCSCGCQSNLNTPQNCVEPNSPYLASVVNSASSSKNNLTPLVQCTGHMCPIRVHWHVKINYKEYWRVKITITNFNYMMNYTNWNLVVQHPNFDNLTQIFSFNYQSINPYGTINDTAILWGVKFYNDLLMQAGPLGNVQTELLFRKDQSDFTFDKGWAFPRRIYFNGDNCVMPPPEAYPYLPNKGSKRGVSVFTMLLLISLALLSFHHSFA